The Acidimicrobiales bacterium genome has a window encoding:
- the hrcA gene encoding heat-inducible transcriptional repressor HrcA: MAARKQNTPTDEVLDARKAAILRRVVAEHIESGQPVGSAHIVREGAVDVSPATVRADMAALEREGYLTHPHTSAGRIPTDKGYRFFVDSLEEPSALDPAHEEQVRNFFARAHGELERMLRDTSQLLSRLTDYAAVVVGPAHDALSVHSLLLTRLGPRVCLLVVVLSNGAVEKHVVDVPEETTDEEIDAAAAALREQLIGKRLGALGQPRRSGRRALDGIVSACHRALAGVREVGDADEVFVGGAARMAEQFRAVDTVREVLAILEQSFVVVSLIRDVLAQGQSVSIGTEHGVSSLAECSLVVAPYTVDERVVGTIGVLGPTRMDYRHALAAVAVVSERLGRQLSGGGE, translated from the coding sequence CGGCGCGTCGTCGCCGAGCACATCGAGAGCGGCCAGCCCGTCGGCTCGGCGCACATCGTGCGCGAGGGCGCGGTCGACGTCTCGCCGGCGACGGTGCGCGCGGACATGGCCGCGCTCGAGCGCGAGGGCTACCTGACCCACCCGCACACGAGCGCCGGACGCATCCCGACCGACAAGGGCTACCGCTTCTTCGTCGACAGCCTCGAGGAGCCCTCCGCGCTCGACCCGGCACACGAGGAGCAGGTGCGGAACTTCTTCGCGCGAGCGCACGGCGAGCTCGAGCGGATGCTGCGCGACACCTCCCAGCTGCTCTCGCGCCTCACCGACTACGCCGCGGTCGTCGTGGGCCCCGCCCACGACGCGCTGAGCGTCCACTCCCTCCTGCTCACCCGTCTCGGCCCCCGGGTATGCCTGCTCGTCGTCGTGCTCTCGAACGGGGCGGTCGAGAAGCACGTCGTCGACGTCCCCGAGGAGACGACCGACGAGGAGATCGACGCCGCGGCCGCGGCGCTGCGCGAGCAGCTCATCGGCAAGCGCCTCGGCGCCCTCGGCCAGCCGAGGCGTTCCGGTCGGCGCGCGCTCGACGGCATCGTGTCGGCCTGCCACCGGGCGCTCGCCGGGGTGCGCGAGGTCGGGGACGCCGACGAGGTCTTCGTCGGCGGCGCGGCGCGCATGGCCGAGCAGTTCCGCGCCGTCGACACCGTACGCGAGGTCCTCGCCATCCTCGAGCAGTCCTTCGTCGTCGTCTCGCTCATCCGCGACGTCCTCGCGCAGGGCCAGTCGGTCTCGATCGGCACCGAGCACGGCGTGTCCTCCCTCGCCGAGTGCTCGCTCGTCGTCGCCCCCTACACCGTCGACGAGCGCGTCGTCGGCACGATCGGCGTGCTCGGCCCGACGCGCATGGACTACCGCCACGCCCTCGCCGCCGTGGCTGTGGTGAGCGAGCGCCTCGGTCGCCAGCTCTCGGGCGGGGGCGAGTGA
- the dnaJ gene encoding molecular chaperone DnaJ: MATDYYELLGVRRDASEDEIKRAYRRLARELHPDANGGDPAAEARFKEVTVAYETLRDPERRRRYDAFGPDGQRGPGDVFGAGIGDLFDAFFGQSPFATPRQRGPRRGDDVEAVLELRFEEAVFGASRPIAFRGYAVCEACGGSGAAPGTAPTRCPDCGGTGQVRRVRQSILGQVVTSAPCQRCQGLGEVVASPCRDCRGEGRRVEEQVVEIVVPPGVDDGTTLRVAGAGAAPYRGGMRGDLYVHVRVAPHDRFVRSGSDLETELHVSVTQAALGARIDVETLDGIEPLDIPAGTQTGRTFRLRGLGVPHVRGRGRGDLVVHVVVDTPTDLTKEQAQLLRELAALRGEAVADPDHGLIARIRSSLS; this comes from the coding sequence ATGGCGACCGACTACTACGAGCTCCTCGGGGTGCGCCGCGACGCGTCGGAGGACGAGATCAAGCGCGCCTACCGGCGGCTCGCGCGCGAGCTGCACCCCGACGCGAACGGGGGCGACCCGGCCGCCGAGGCCCGCTTCAAGGAGGTCACCGTCGCCTACGAGACGCTCCGTGACCCGGAGCGCCGGCGCCGCTACGACGCCTTCGGGCCCGACGGCCAGCGCGGCCCGGGGGACGTGTTCGGCGCCGGCATCGGCGACCTGTTCGACGCCTTCTTCGGCCAGAGCCCGTTCGCCACGCCGCGCCAGCGCGGGCCGCGGCGCGGCGACGACGTCGAGGCGGTGCTCGAGCTGCGCTTCGAGGAGGCGGTCTTCGGCGCCTCCCGCCCGATCGCCTTCCGCGGCTACGCCGTGTGCGAGGCCTGCGGGGGCTCGGGGGCCGCGCCCGGCACGGCCCCGACGCGCTGCCCGGACTGCGGCGGGACCGGGCAGGTCCGGCGGGTTCGCCAGTCGATCCTCGGCCAGGTCGTGACCTCCGCTCCGTGCCAGCGCTGCCAGGGCCTCGGCGAGGTCGTCGCCTCGCCCTGCCGCGACTGTCGAGGCGAGGGACGGCGCGTCGAGGAGCAGGTGGTGGAGATCGTCGTGCCCCCCGGCGTCGACGACGGCACGACGCTTCGCGTCGCGGGCGCCGGCGCCGCGCCGTACCGGGGCGGGATGCGCGGCGACCTCTACGTGCACGTGCGCGTCGCGCCGCACGACCGCTTCGTGCGCTCGGGGTCGGACCTCGAGACGGAGCTGCACGTCTCGGTGACCCAGGCTGCCCTCGGGGCCAGGATCGACGTCGAGACGCTCGACGGCATCGAGCCGCTCGACATCCCCGCCGGCACCCAGACCGGACGCACCTTCCGCCTGCGGGGCCTCGGCGTGCCGCACGTGCGCGGACGGGGTCGGGGCGACCTCGTCGTCCACGTCGTCGTCGACACCCCGACGGACCTCACGAAGGAGCAGGCCCAGCTGCTGCGTGAGCTCGCCGCCCTGCGGGGCGAGGCCGTGGCCGATCCCGATCACGGACTCATCGCGCGCATCCGCTCGAGCCTGTCGTGA
- a CDS encoding RsmE family RNA methyltransferase — MTSPAVGAPDEALRRAAAFVFVERLDDLRLEPPDAHHLLEVLRLGEGAVVVAADGAGRWCLAALAGARRRARRSEAARLEALGPVREAPRPPFAVGVGFALPKGDRAEWTVRKLTELGVDRIVPLLTERTVVALDAAARRRRGERLRRVAREAAAQARRPALPEVADPLPLADLLAEPPDGLVAADFGGGPPEPSARFAVVGPEGGFAPRELPATLARLGLGPTVLRCDTAALAAGVLLCARRTWGAGAELVGHAGVGAV, encoded by the coding sequence GTGACCTCGCCCGCCGTCGGCGCGCCCGACGAGGCGCTGCGGCGCGCCGCGGCGTTCGTCTTCGTCGAGCGCCTCGACGACCTCCGCCTCGAGCCGCCCGACGCCCACCACCTCCTCGAGGTCCTGCGGCTGGGGGAGGGCGCCGTCGTCGTCGCCGCCGACGGTGCCGGGCGCTGGTGCCTCGCGGCGCTCGCCGGAGCCCGCCGGCGCGCCCGGCGCTCGGAGGCGGCGCGCCTCGAGGCGCTCGGGCCGGTGCGCGAGGCGCCCCGCCCGCCCTTCGCCGTCGGCGTGGGGTTCGCCCTCCCGAAGGGCGACCGGGCGGAGTGGACCGTGCGCAAGCTCACCGAGCTCGGGGTCGACCGCATCGTCCCCCTGCTCACCGAGCGCACCGTCGTCGCGCTCGACGCCGCGGCGCGGCGCCGGCGCGGGGAGCGCCTGCGGCGGGTCGCCCGCGAGGCCGCCGCGCAGGCGCGCCGGCCGGCCCTGCCGGAGGTCGCGGACCCGCTCCCGCTCGCCGACCTGCTCGCCGAGCCCCCGGACGGCCTCGTCGCCGCCGACTTCGGCGGCGGACCGCCCGAACCGTCCGCCCGCTTCGCCGTCGTCGGCCCGGAGGGCGGCTTCGCGCCGCGGGAGCTGCCCGCCACCCTCGCGCGCCTCGGGCTCGGCCCGACCGTGCTGCGCTGCGACACCGCCGCCCTCGCCGCTGGGGTACTGCTGTGCGCCCGGCGCACCTGGGGCGCAGGCGCCGAGCTCGTCGGGCACGCCGGGGTCGGCGCGGTCTAG
- a CDS encoding fumarylacetoacetate hydrolase family protein yields MATALFRIEHGGLARWAIGEPGAGPQALLAETFSLDAALAAGGLRQAVEAAGTAGPVGDHRLLAPVEHQPVWAAGVTYERSRDARTEESHGSDFYERVYDAERPELFFKANGEAVRASGETIAIRADSSWNVPEPELALVAGADGRLEAVTLGNDVSSRSIEGENPLYLPQAKVYDRSCAIGPCLVLADGLGELGSLVVSMRIERAGALVFADELPVERMHRRPLDLLEWLYHSLSFPLGAFLLTGTSMVPPSELTLEVGDTVRISCSAIGTLENAVERLPARRRVAASPA; encoded by the coding sequence ATGGCGACGGCGCTGTTCCGCATCGAGCACGGTGGCCTCGCGCGCTGGGCGATCGGCGAACCGGGAGCGGGTCCGCAGGCGCTGCTCGCCGAGACCTTCTCCCTCGATGCTGCCCTCGCCGCAGGCGGCCTGCGCCAGGCGGTCGAGGCGGCGGGGACGGCGGGGCCCGTCGGCGACCACCGGCTCCTCGCGCCGGTCGAGCACCAGCCGGTCTGGGCGGCGGGTGTCACCTACGAGCGCAGCCGCGACGCACGCACCGAGGAGTCGCACGGCTCGGACTTCTACGAGCGCGTCTACGACGCCGAGCGGCCGGAGCTGTTCTTCAAGGCGAACGGGGAGGCGGTGCGCGCCAGCGGCGAGACGATCGCGATCCGCGCCGACTCGAGCTGGAACGTGCCCGAGCCCGAGCTCGCGCTCGTGGCCGGTGCCGACGGCCGCCTCGAGGCCGTCACCCTCGGCAACGACGTCTCCTCGCGCTCGATCGAGGGCGAGAACCCCCTCTACCTGCCGCAGGCCAAGGTCTACGACCGCAGCTGCGCCATCGGGCCGTGCCTCGTCCTCGCCGACGGCCTCGGCGAGCTGGGCTCGCTCGTCGTCTCGATGCGCATCGAGCGCGCCGGCGCGCTCGTCTTCGCCGACGAGCTGCCCGTCGAGCGCATGCACCGCCGGCCGCTCGACCTGCTCGAGTGGCTCTACCACTCCCTCAGCTTCCCGCTCGGCGCATTCCTGCTGACCGGGACGTCGATGGTCCCGCCGTCGGAGCTCACCCTCGAGGTCGGCGACACGGTGCGCATCTCCTGCTCGGCGATCGGGACGCTCGAGAACGCCGTCGAGCGCCTGCCGGCCCGCCGGCGCGTCGCCGCATCGCCCGCCTGA
- a CDS encoding aldehyde dehydrogenase (NADP(+)): MPELATIEDTSPGALDALLAAAVAASDPYGALGAPERARCLEAVAASLEAAEAELVELAGEETHLSHERLSGELRRTTFQLRLFAEVVRRGEYLEATIDHADPSWPPAPRPDLRRVLVPLGPALVFAASNFPFAFSVAGGDTASALAAGCPVILKASPGHPRLSARTGQLVAEALEAAGAPAGTFGVIFGQEAGAAAIVDARVRVAAFTGSLAGGRALFDLATSRADPIPFYGELGSLNPVFVTAAAARRRRDEIVRGFVSSFTLGAGQFCTKPGLLFVPAGAGFEAAAAELASGQAGAELLNDRLAEGYRRSLEALARRPGVDVVLAGSPDERRVTPTLLATDLANVVRDAEHLLVECFGPAALIVAHDDDDALVEVASRLPGQLSAAVHGEETGDPTAARLVAMLAKVAGRVVWNGWPTGVAVTWATHHGGPYPATTSPSHTSVGTAAIERFLRPVAFQDVPDALLPPALQEANPLGIPRRVDGVAGR; the protein is encoded by the coding sequence GTGCCGGAGCTCGCCACCATCGAGGACACCTCGCCCGGGGCGCTCGACGCGCTGCTCGCCGCGGCCGTGGCAGCGAGCGACCCCTACGGCGCGCTCGGCGCTCCCGAGCGGGCCCGCTGCCTCGAGGCCGTCGCCGCCTCCCTCGAGGCCGCGGAGGCCGAGCTCGTGGAGCTCGCCGGGGAGGAGACGCACCTGTCGCACGAGCGGCTCTCGGGCGAGCTGCGCCGCACGACCTTCCAGCTGCGCCTGTTCGCCGAGGTCGTGCGGCGCGGCGAGTACCTCGAGGCCACGATCGACCACGCCGACCCCAGCTGGCCGCCGGCACCGAGGCCGGACCTGCGCCGCGTGCTCGTCCCGCTCGGACCGGCGCTCGTCTTCGCGGCGAGCAACTTCCCCTTCGCCTTCTCGGTGGCGGGCGGCGACACGGCGTCCGCGCTCGCCGCCGGCTGCCCCGTGATCCTCAAGGCGAGCCCCGGCCACCCGCGCCTGTCGGCGCGCACCGGGCAGCTCGTCGCCGAAGCCCTCGAGGCGGCCGGCGCGCCGGCGGGAACCTTCGGGGTCATCTTCGGGCAGGAGGCCGGCGCGGCCGCGATCGTCGACGCACGGGTGCGGGTCGCGGCGTTCACCGGCTCGCTGGCCGGCGGGCGCGCGCTCTTCGACCTCGCGACCTCGCGGGCCGACCCGATCCCCTTCTACGGCGAGCTCGGCAGCCTGAACCCCGTCTTCGTGACCGCCGCCGCGGCTCGGCGCCGGCGCGACGAGATCGTGCGCGGCTTCGTCTCCTCGTTCACCCTCGGCGCGGGCCAGTTCTGCACGAAGCCGGGCCTGCTGTTCGTGCCCGCTGGCGCCGGCTTCGAGGCTGCCGCGGCCGAGCTGGCGTCGGGTCAGGCCGGCGCCGAGCTCCTGAACGACCGCCTCGCCGAGGGCTACCGCCGCTCCCTCGAGGCGCTCGCACGCCGCCCGGGGGTCGACGTCGTGCTCGCCGGTTCGCCGGACGAGCGCCGCGTCACCCCGACGCTGCTCGCCACCGACCTCGCCAACGTGGTCCGCGACGCCGAGCACCTGCTCGTCGAGTGCTTCGGGCCGGCGGCCCTCATCGTCGCCCACGACGACGACGACGCGCTCGTCGAGGTGGCGAGCCGTCTGCCCGGCCAGCTCAGCGCTGCCGTCCACGGCGAGGAGACCGGCGACCCGACGGCCGCGCGCCTCGTGGCGATGCTCGCCAAGGTCGCCGGCCGGGTCGTCTGGAACGGCTGGCCGACGGGGGTGGCGGTCACCTGGGCGACCCACCACGGCGGTCCCTACCCCGCGACGACCTCGCCGTCGCACACCTCGGTGGGGACGGCGGCGATCGAGCGCTTCCTGCGCCCGGTCGCCTTCCAGGACGTGCCCGACGCCCTCCTGCCGCCGGCCCTCCAGGAGGCGAACCCGCTCGGCATCCCCCGGCGCGTCGACGGCGTGGCGGGGCGTTGA
- a CDS encoding transcriptional regulator produces the protein MAKERDDFEARYAAAVGARLRAVRRQKHLSLQAVEIASRKEFKASVLGAYERGERAISVPRLQRLAHLYQVPVDQLLPGDVPAGDAAARAGEEGARSRATRKGVRIDLAALRRAVGPEAAALQRFLSTIQLERQDFNGQVLTIRSEDLRVIGATLGHSPEEMVSRLERLGLLRRPS, from the coding sequence ATGGCCAAGGAACGGGACGACTTCGAGGCGAGGTACGCGGCGGCGGTCGGGGCGCGCCTTCGCGCCGTGCGCCGCCAGAAGCACCTCTCCCTCCAGGCCGTCGAGATCGCCTCGCGCAAGGAGTTCAAGGCTTCCGTGCTCGGCGCCTACGAGCGCGGCGAGCGGGCGATCTCCGTGCCGCGCCTCCAGCGCCTCGCCCACCTCTACCAGGTCCCCGTCGACCAGCTCCTCCCCGGCGACGTCCCCGCCGGCGACGCCGCGGCCCGCGCCGGCGAGGAGGGCGCGCGCTCGCGCGCCACGCGCAAGGGCGTGCGCATCGACCTCGCCGCGCTGCGCCGCGCCGTCGGGCCGGAGGCCGCCGCGCTCCAGCGCTTCCTCTCCACGATCCAGCTCGAGCGCCAGGACTTCAACGGGCAGGTCCTGACCATCCGCAGCGAGGACCTGCGCGTCATCGGCGCCACGCTCGGCCACTCGCCCGAGGAGATGGTCAGCCGCCTCGAGCGCCTCGGCCTCCTGCGGCGCCCGTCGTAG
- the hemW gene encoding radical SAM family heme chaperone HemW, whose protein sequence is MTGAGLGAYVHVPFCAARCDYCAFATWTDRAHLVDDYVRAVCREIAGARASGLLGRPATAYVGGGTPSLLGATRLAEILAAVAPAPGAEVTVECNPEDVDAPLLEALHAAGVTRVSLGVQSLVPHVLAGLGRRGVPERSLAALALVGAAGFASFSVDLIYGGPGERAEDLERTLDLLLDADAAPPHLSAYALSVEPGTPLARDPARHPDDDVLAERYERLDEVLAAAGYRWYEVSNWARPGHECRHNENYWAQGDYLGFGPAAHSHLGGRRFHNVVSLDRYLERLAAGRSPVAAEVRRSDAERELERLELALRTRAGVEAAALRDDPAIGHLVERRGDRVVLTRAGRLLASEVSLRLQVPPAPRSVAI, encoded by the coding sequence ATGACCGGCGCCGGCCTGGGCGCCTACGTCCACGTCCCGTTCTGCGCGGCGCGCTGCGACTACTGCGCCTTCGCCACCTGGACCGACCGCGCCCACCTCGTGGATGACTACGTGCGCGCGGTGTGCCGCGAGATCGCCGGCGCGCGCGCCTCCGGCCTGCTCGGCCGGCCCGCCACCGCGTACGTCGGGGGCGGCACGCCGTCCCTGCTCGGCGCGACCCGCCTCGCCGAGATCCTCGCCGCCGTCGCGCCGGCGCCGGGCGCCGAGGTGACCGTCGAGTGCAACCCCGAGGACGTCGACGCGCCCCTCCTCGAGGCGCTGCACGCCGCCGGCGTGACGCGGGTGTCCCTCGGCGTCCAGTCCCTCGTCCCCCACGTCCTCGCCGGCCTCGGGCGGCGGGGGGTGCCGGAACGCTCGCTCGCGGCGCTCGCCCTCGTCGGCGCGGCGGGCTTCGCCTCCTTCAGCGTCGACCTCATCTACGGCGGGCCCGGCGAGCGCGCCGAGGACCTCGAGCGCACGCTCGACCTCCTCCTCGACGCCGACGCGGCTCCGCCCCACCTGAGCGCGTACGCCCTGAGCGTGGAGCCGGGGACGCCGCTCGCGCGCGACCCGGCGCGCCACCCCGACGACGACGTCCTCGCCGAGCGCTACGAGCGCCTCGACGAGGTCCTCGCCGCCGCCGGCTACCGCTGGTACGAGGTGTCGAACTGGGCACGCCCGGGCCACGAGTGCCGCCACAACGAGAACTACTGGGCCCAGGGCGACTACCTCGGCTTCGGCCCGGCGGCGCACAGCCACCTCGGGGGCCGGCGCTTCCACAACGTCGTCTCGCTCGATCGCTACCTCGAGCGCCTCGCGGCCGGGCGCTCGCCGGTCGCCGCCGAGGTGCGCCGCAGCGACGCCGAGCGCGAGCTCGAGCGGCTCGAGCTCGCGCTCCGCACCCGCGCCGGCGTCGAGGCGGCGGCGCTGCGCGACGACCCCGCGATCGGCCACCTCGTCGAGCGCCGCGGCGACCGGGTCGTCCTCACCCGGGCGGGTCGCCTCCTCGCGAGCGAGGTCAGCCTCCGTCTGCAGGTCCCGCCGGCGCCACGAAGCGTGGCGATCTAG
- a CDS encoding helix-turn-helix domain-containing protein: MSAAPHWLSTKEASEFLGVNLRTLYRFIDEGELPAYKFGRVIRLKEEDLERFVDAARIEPGSLEHLYPEPAARPHAS, from the coding sequence ATGAGTGCAGCACCACACTGGCTGAGCACGAAGGAGGCGTCGGAGTTCCTCGGCGTCAACCTGCGCACCCTCTACCGCTTCATCGACGAGGGTGAGCTGCCCGCGTACAAGTTCGGCCGGGTGATCCGCCTGAAGGAGGAGGACCTCGAGCGCTTCGTCGACGCCGCCCGGATCGAGCCGGGCAGCCTCGAGCACCTCTACCCCGAGCCGGCGGCCCGTCCGCACGCTTCGTGA
- a CDS encoding histidine triad nucleotide-binding protein translates to MTQAGAEGTGPTDCLFCRIVRRELPAEIVEENELALAFRDIAPVAPTHVLVVPRAHVRDASVLDREHGPLLAELAATARRVAEREGVAASGYRLVFNVGEDASNSVPHLHLHVIGGRRLGWPPG, encoded by the coding sequence GTGACCCAGGCCGGCGCCGAGGGGACCGGCCCCACCGACTGCCTGTTCTGCCGGATCGTCCGCCGGGAGCTGCCGGCGGAGATCGTCGAGGAGAACGAGCTCGCGCTGGCCTTCCGCGACATCGCGCCGGTCGCGCCGACCCACGTGCTCGTCGTGCCGCGCGCCCACGTGCGGGACGCCTCGGTGCTCGACCGGGAACACGGGCCCCTGCTCGCCGAGCTCGCGGCGACGGCGCGCCGGGTCGCCGAGCGCGAGGGCGTCGCCGCCTCGGGCTACCGGCTCGTGTTCAACGTCGGCGAGGACGCCTCGAACTCGGTGCCGCACCTCCACCTCCACGTCATCGGCGGCCGCCGCCTCGGCTGGCCGCCGGGCTGA
- a CDS encoding PhoH family protein produces the protein MSATSLKILVPENDLMVGLLGQRDEHLRLLEQEFADTAIHVRGNEITVEGAQAERVGQILDELVALLEAGQLLDAANVGRTIEMVKADVRASEVLTVEVLRASGKPVRPKTVGQKRYVEAIRQNTITFGIGPAGTGKSYLAVALAVQALQAKQVNRIILARPAVEAGERLGFLPGDLMAKVDPYLRPLYDALYDMLEPEGTQRLLERGAIEVAPLAFMRGRTLNSSFVILDEAQNTTPEQMKMFLTRIGFGTKAVVTGDVTQVDVLADRSGLVGLEDILAGIDGLAFVHLDERDVVRNRIVRDIVNAYDGRAAGGRR, from the coding sequence GTGTCCGCAACCTCCCTCAAGATCCTCGTCCCGGAGAACGACCTCATGGTCGGGCTCCTCGGCCAGCGCGACGAGCACCTCCGCCTCCTCGAGCAGGAGTTCGCGGACACCGCGATCCACGTGCGCGGCAACGAGATCACCGTCGAGGGCGCCCAGGCCGAGCGAGTCGGCCAGATCCTCGACGAGCTCGTCGCCCTCCTCGAGGCCGGGCAGCTCCTCGACGCCGCGAACGTCGGACGCACGATCGAGATGGTGAAGGCGGACGTGCGGGCCTCGGAGGTGCTCACCGTCGAGGTGCTGCGCGCGAGCGGCAAGCCGGTGCGCCCGAAGACGGTCGGCCAGAAGCGCTACGTGGAGGCGATCCGGCAGAACACGATCACCTTCGGGATCGGACCGGCGGGGACCGGCAAGTCCTACCTCGCCGTCGCGCTCGCCGTGCAGGCGCTGCAGGCCAAGCAGGTGAACCGGATCATCCTCGCCCGCCCCGCGGTCGAGGCGGGCGAGCGCCTCGGCTTCCTCCCGGGCGACCTCATGGCGAAGGTGGACCCCTACCTCCGCCCCCTCTACGACGCCCTCTACGACATGCTCGAGCCGGAGGGCACGCAGCGCCTCCTCGAGCGCGGCGCCATCGAGGTCGCCCCGCTCGCCTTCATGCGCGGCCGGACGCTCAACTCGAGCTTCGTCATCCTCGACGAGGCGCAGAACACGACGCCCGAGCAGATGAAGATGTTCCTCACCCGCATCGGGTTCGGGACGAAGGCCGTGGTCACCGGCGACGTCACGCAGGTCGACGTGCTCGCCGACCGCTCGGGGCTCGTCGGGCTCGAGGACATCCTCGCCGGGATCGACGGCCTCGCCTTCGTCCACCTCGACGAGCGCGACGTCGTGCGCAACCGGATCGTGCGCGACATCGTGAACGCCTACGACGGGCGAGCGGCGGGCGGGCGCCGCTGA
- the ybeY gene encoding rRNA maturation RNase YbeY: MALQVFVANEQSDEEVDCERWAALARAALAAQGVRGDAELSVLYVDEATIAALNERFLGHAGPTDVLSFPIEDELTPPGRAPDGGGSGPGWEPPEDGELPVLLGDVVICPSVARANAARHAASYEDELALLLVHGILHLLGMDHEDDAEAEEMEARERALLAAYHHGGAPHAPTP, encoded by the coding sequence ATGGCCCTCCAGGTCTTCGTCGCGAACGAGCAGTCCGACGAGGAGGTCGACTGCGAGCGCTGGGCCGCGCTGGCGCGCGCAGCGCTCGCCGCCCAAGGCGTGCGCGGCGACGCCGAGCTGTCGGTGCTCTACGTCGACGAGGCGACGATCGCCGCGCTGAACGAGCGCTTCCTCGGGCACGCCGGCCCGACCGACGTGCTGTCCTTCCCCATCGAGGACGAGCTCACCCCGCCGGGGCGGGCGCCCGATGGCGGCGGGAGCGGACCGGGCTGGGAGCCGCCGGAGGACGGCGAGCTGCCCGTCCTGCTCGGGGACGTCGTCATCTGCCCGAGCGTCGCCCGGGCGAACGCGGCGCGCCACGCCGCCTCCTACGAGGACGAGCTCGCGCTCCTCCTCGTGCACGGGATCTTGCACCTCCTCGGCATGGACCACGAGGACGACGCCGAGGCCGAGGAGATGGAGGCGCGCGAGCGCGCGCTCCTCGCCGCCTACCACCACGGCGGCGCGCCGCACGCGCCGACGCCGTGA
- a CDS encoding hemolysin family protein, protein MILAARLGADDLGILLAVIVLLAFSALLALAETGLVRTSRARARALEAAGRRGARSLSRLVEDPEGFLAPVLLLVLVCQLVAATLVGVEAARIFGPLGVALATVFEVVFIFIFAEAVPKAWAVGHADRAALLAAPVVSAVVAFPPFRFLSALLIGLAHLVTPGRGNAQPEVTESELLALADVAVDEEVIERDERALISSIIAFGDTTVREVMSPRPDVVAVEASTPVGAALERAMAAGMSRLPVYRESLDDIVGIAYARDLMRAVRDRGEDRPVAEVCRPAHFVPETKRVGPTLREMQAQQYHLAVVVDEYGGTAGIVTLEDLIEELVGEIADEYDLEEPLVVPLSEREHRVSGKMPVDEVNELLGTDLPVGDDWHTIGGLLLHLRGQVPAQGDTVQAGRQLLVAERVQGRRIRTVRIVQLEEVPEAAGDLEHEQR, encoded by the coding sequence GTGATCCTCGCCGCGCGCCTCGGCGCGGACGACCTCGGGATCCTGCTCGCGGTGATCGTCCTCCTCGCCTTCTCGGCGCTCCTGGCGCTCGCCGAGACCGGCCTCGTGCGCACGAGCCGGGCGCGCGCGCGTGCCCTCGAGGCGGCCGGGAGGCGCGGCGCGCGCTCGCTGAGCCGCCTCGTCGAGGACCCCGAGGGCTTCCTCGCCCCCGTCCTGCTCCTCGTGCTCGTGTGCCAGCTCGTCGCCGCCACCCTCGTCGGGGTCGAGGCGGCCCGCATCTTCGGACCCCTCGGCGTGGCGCTCGCCACCGTCTTCGAGGTGGTCTTCATCTTCATCTTCGCCGAGGCCGTCCCGAAGGCCTGGGCCGTCGGCCACGCCGACCGTGCCGCACTCCTCGCTGCGCCGGTGGTCTCCGCCGTCGTCGCCTTCCCACCCTTCCGCTTCCTCTCAGCGCTGCTCATCGGGCTCGCGCACCTCGTCACGCCGGGCCGGGGCAACGCCCAGCCCGAGGTCACCGAGTCCGAGCTCCTCGCCCTCGCCGACGTCGCGGTGGACGAGGAGGTGATCGAGCGCGACGAGCGCGCCCTCATCTCCTCGATCATCGCCTTCGGCGACACCACCGTGCGGGAGGTGATGTCGCCCCGCCCCGACGTCGTCGCCGTCGAGGCCTCCACCCCGGTCGGCGCCGCGCTCGAACGGGCGATGGCCGCGGGCATGAGCCGCCTCCCCGTCTACCGCGAGAGCCTCGACGACATCGTCGGGATCGCCTACGCGCGCGACCTCATGCGCGCGGTGCGCGACCGGGGCGAGGACCGCCCGGTCGCCGAGGTCTGCCGACCGGCGCACTTCGTCCCGGAGACCAAGCGGGTCGGGCCGACGCTGCGGGAGATGCAGGCCCAGCAGTACCACCTGGCGGTCGTCGTCGACGAGTACGGGGGCACGGCGGGGATCGTCACGCTCGAGGACCTCATCGAGGAGCTCGTCGGGGAGATCGCCGACGAGTACGACCTCGAGGAGCCACTCGTCGTGCCGCTGTCCGAGCGCGAGCACCGAGTCTCGGGGAAGATGCCCGTCGACGAGGTGAACGAGCTCCTCGGCACGGACCTGCCCGTCGGCGACGACTGGCACACGATCGGCGGCCTCCTCCTCCACCTGCGCGGGCAGGTGCCGGCGCAGGGGGACACGGTGCAGGCCGGCCGCCAGCTCCTCGTCGCCGAGCGGGTCCAGGGGCGGCGCATCCGCACCGTGCGCATCGTCCAGCTCGAGGAGGTGCCCGAAGCGGCCGGGGACCTCGAGCACGAGCAGCGGTGA